The following proteins are encoded in a genomic region of Streptomyces sp. NBC_01723:
- a CDS encoding tetratricopeptide repeat protein, translated as MSSHGNDNEARSEPPGPAATTPRPPDTDTARGPGDAPPGAARGAARIVAVRRFAAAARRWRGLQVTGCAVLLAVALSAGAVAVGGAREGAGAVPGGAPAGRPGAVGDAGPGVGIPALEARLRAQPRDFEGWAALGLAHVELARTDGDPSRYPRAERALKRSLELKPGNDQALSGRAALAAARHDFATALAYADRALAANPYNERALCSRVDALVELGRYDDAARAADTADTRRPGVPVFTRYAYVRELRGETDTARKVLERALAVASSPADVAYVATQLGHLARRQGDQSAALRHYARALAADDTYLPALEGRARARAASGDRNGAVGDLERVVDRAPLPGPLVALGELYEVRGEPAKAREQYALVDAWTALARAGGVEADLDTALAAADHGDRKAALRAARAEWDRRRTVHTANAVAWALHVNGLDREALPYARRAVATGYRDATFLYHLGVIERAVGRHADARRHLSAALRLDPGFSPLGAREARGALKELEADR; from the coding sequence ATGTCCTCGCACGGCAACGACAACGAGGCACGGAGCGAGCCACCCGGCCCGGCCGCCACCACCCCACGCCCACCCGACACCGATACGGCTCGCGGCCCCGGTGACGCACCGCCCGGTGCCGCAAGGGGCGCGGCGCGGATCGTCGCCGTGCGGCGGTTCGCGGCGGCGGCGCGCAGGTGGCGGGGGCTCCAGGTCACCGGGTGCGCCGTCCTGCTGGCCGTGGCGCTCAGCGCCGGGGCCGTCGCGGTCGGCGGCGCCCGGGAGGGGGCCGGCGCCGTGCCGGGCGGCGCACCCGCGGGCCGGCCGGGAGCGGTTGGGGACGCCGGGCCCGGCGTGGGGATTCCCGCGCTGGAGGCCCGGCTCCGGGCCCAGCCCCGCGACTTCGAGGGCTGGGCGGCCCTCGGGCTGGCCCACGTCGAGCTGGCCCGCACCGACGGCGACCCCTCCCGCTACCCGCGGGCCGAGCGGGCACTGAAGCGGTCCCTGGAGCTGAAGCCGGGCAACGACCAGGCGCTGTCGGGGCGCGCCGCTCTCGCCGCCGCCCGGCACGACTTCGCCACGGCGCTGGCGTACGCCGACCGCGCGCTGGCGGCTAACCCCTACAACGAGCGGGCCCTGTGCTCCCGTGTCGACGCCCTCGTCGAACTGGGCCGTTACGACGACGCGGCCCGGGCCGCCGACACCGCCGACACCCGGCGCCCCGGCGTCCCCGTCTTCACCCGGTACGCGTACGTCCGCGAGCTGCGCGGCGAGACGGACACCGCGCGGAAGGTGCTGGAGCGGGCGCTCGCCGTCGCCTCCTCCCCCGCCGACGTGGCCTACGTCGCCACGCAGTTGGGCCACCTCGCCCGCAGGCAGGGCGATCAGTCGGCCGCCCTGCGCCACTACGCCCGCGCCCTCGCCGCCGACGACACGTACCTGCCCGCCCTGGAGGGCCGGGCCAGGGCCAGGGCCGCGAGCGGTGACCGGAACGGTGCGGTCGGGGACCTGGAGCGCGTGGTCGACCGCGCCCCGCTGCCCGGTCCGCTCGTCGCGCTCGGCGAGCTGTACGAGGTGCGCGGCGAGCCGGCGAAGGCGCGCGAGCAGTACGCCCTCGTCGACGCGTGGACGGCGCTCGCCCGGGCCGGCGGTGTCGAAGCCGACCTGGACACCGCCCTCGCCGCCGCCGACCACGGCGACCGGAAGGCCGCCCTGCGCGCGGCCCGCGCCGAGTGGGACCGCCGCCGCACCGTGCACACGGCCAACGCCGTGGCCTGGGCGCTGCACGTCAACGGCCTCGACCGGGAGGCACTGCCGTACGCCCGTCGGGCCGTCGCCACGGGGTACCGCGACGCCACGTTCCTCTACCACTTGGGCGTGATCGAGCGCGCGGTGGGACGGCACGCGGACGCGCGCCGCCACCTCTCGGCGGCGCTCCGCCTCGACCCGGGCTTCTCGCCGCTCGGCGCCCGCGAGGCGCGCGGGGCGCTGAAGGAACTGGAGGCGGACCGGTGA
- a CDS encoding ATP-binding cassette domain-containing protein: MTTTYAVLSEGLEKRFGEVRALRGLDLAVAEGTVCGLLGPNGAGKTTAVRLLTTLLRPDAGSARIAGHDLVREAAAVRHRIGVTGQYASVDGDLTGRQNLRLFARLHRVRDAAARTGELLDRFGLTEAADRPASTLSGGMRRRLDLAASLVRRPDVLFLDEPTTGLDPAGRNGIWEAVRALKEDGTTVLLTTQYLEEADRLADDIALVDRGRVAHTGSPAELKALVGAYAEAVVADADAMTRAAGVLDRLTGTEPALDHDRRTVGAVSTDPTLTLPRLVRELDAAGVPLVDASLRPPTLDDVFLRLTDNRELVA; this comes from the coding sequence ATGACTACTACGTACGCTGTACTTAGTGAGGGTCTGGAGAAACGCTTCGGCGAGGTGCGCGCGCTCCGCGGCCTGGATCTCGCGGTGGCCGAGGGCACCGTGTGCGGACTGCTCGGACCGAACGGGGCGGGCAAGACCACGGCGGTGCGGCTGCTGACGACACTGCTGCGGCCGGACGCGGGGTCGGCCCGGATCGCCGGGCACGACCTCGTCCGTGAAGCGGCCGCGGTGCGGCACCGGATCGGGGTCACCGGGCAGTACGCGTCGGTGGACGGGGACCTCACCGGGCGTCAGAACCTGCGGCTCTTCGCCCGCCTCCACCGGGTGCGGGACGCGGCGGCGCGGACCGGTGAGCTGCTGGACCGCTTCGGACTGACGGAGGCCGCCGACCGGCCCGCTTCCACCCTGTCCGGGGGCATGCGGCGCCGTCTCGACCTGGCGGCGAGTCTCGTCCGGCGGCCCGACGTGCTCTTCCTGGACGAGCCGACGACCGGCCTGGACCCGGCCGGCCGCAACGGGATCTGGGAGGCCGTGCGCGCCCTGAAGGAGGACGGCACGACCGTGCTGCTCACCACCCAGTACCTGGAGGAGGCCGACCGCCTCGCCGACGACATCGCCCTGGTCGACCGGGGCCGGGTCGCGCACACGGGGTCGCCGGCCGAACTCAAGGCGCTGGTGGGGGCGTACGCGGAGGCCGTCGTCGCCGACGCGGACGCCATGACGCGGGCGGCGGGCGTCCTGGACCGCCTCACGGGAACCGAACCGGCGCTGGACCACGACCGGCGCACGGTCGGCGCGGTCAGCACGGACCCGACGCTGACCCTGCCCCGCCTGGTGCGCGAACTCGACGCGGCCGGGGTGCCGCTGGTCGACGCGAGCCTCCGGCCGCCGACCCTCGACGACGTCTTCCTCCGCCTGACCGACAACAGGGAGCTGGTGGCATGA
- a CDS encoding anti-sigma factor → MSILGRLSRRGDLHSLAAPYALDALEGAERVRFERHLEGCDHCVAEVRALSEDAVRLAWSTAAPAPAALRERVLAAVRTTPQEPAAGLGPAPRLPAHVWQGGRRPERSRAVRPRPLLVPFATVTAAAALVVASLFAVQADRTRDELDTARDREREIAHVLAAPDARATSDTDDRGRGIGVVASAAEGRAVVTLSGYGEPSGDRVHQLWLMRPGAGPRSLGLLDGDTPLIASGLNRSATSLAVTVEPGGGSVRPTSSPVVQLTLESVGFGE, encoded by the coding sequence ATGAGCATCCTGGGCCGGCTGTCCCGCCGCGGCGACCTGCACTCCCTCGCCGCCCCCTACGCCCTGGACGCCCTGGAGGGCGCCGAACGGGTCCGTTTCGAACGGCACTTGGAAGGGTGCGACCACTGCGTCGCCGAGGTGCGGGCCCTGTCCGAGGACGCCGTCCGGCTGGCCTGGTCCACGGCCGCCCCGGCACCGGCCGCCCTGCGCGAACGGGTCCTGGCCGCCGTCCGCACCACTCCGCAGGAGCCCGCGGCCGGACTCGGCCCCGCGCCCCGGCTGCCCGCCCATGTGTGGCAGGGCGGCCGGAGGCCGGAACGGTCCCGCGCGGTCCGGCCGCGTCCCCTGCTGGTGCCGTTCGCCACGGTGACGGCCGCCGCGGCGCTCGTGGTCGCCTCGCTCTTCGCCGTGCAGGCAGACCGGACCCGGGACGAGTTGGACACGGCGCGAGACCGGGAACGTGAGATCGCCCACGTTCTCGCGGCTCCGGACGCCCGCGCGACGAGCGACACGGACGACCGCGGCCGCGGCATCGGAGTGGTCGCCTCCGCCGCCGAGGGGCGCGCGGTGGTCACCCTGAGCGGATACGGCGAGCCGTCGGGCGACCGCGTGCACCAGCTGTGGCTCATGCGCCCCGGCGCCGGGCCGCGCTCCCTCGGGCTTCTGGACGGCGACACGCCCCTGATCGCGTCCGGCCTGAACCGGTCCGCGACATCACTCGCGGTGACCGTCGAGCCCGGAGGGGGATCGGTCCGGCCGACGAGCAGCCCCGTTGTCCAACTCACCCTGGAATCTGTCGGATTCGGAGAGTAA
- a CDS encoding DUF4331 domain-containing protein, which yields MTPFSGISGSDTGRRRLATLVCGALAAGGLTAAGVTALEPPAASASSHREAPLTSGTPQYDNTDLYAFVSPDRPDTTTLVANWIPFEEPAGGPNFFTFAEDAQYDLHVDNDGDALGDLLFRYTFTTHTKNDKSFLYNTGTVTSLDDPDLNITQTYDIELIKLHGGKESSRTTIAHDVPVAPSNVGKASMPDYGALRDQAVHELDDGTKTFAGQADDPFFLDLRVFDLLYGGNLSEVGNDTLKGYNVNSIALQVPTDMIVESAEQPVVGIWSTTRRENAQGEFTQVSRLGNPLVNEVVNPLKDKDTFNASAPADDAQFLQNVTNPELPKLIEAIYDIKAPAEPRDDLVNVFLKGVPDLNQPPHVTPSEQLRLNTSVEPAADPKRLGVLDGDNAGFPNGRRLTDDVIDAALQVVEGELVGAANDLGDAVDANDKEFGAAFPYVANPTEGSRGPLADGTGGGNDVRNQLGDALRPADSGDTTLIAASAGAGAVGILLIGGAVAWWRRMRGRAY from the coding sequence ATGACACCTTTCTCCGGTATCTCCGGAAGCGACACGGGTCGACGGCGCTTGGCCACGCTGGTCTGCGGCGCGCTGGCCGCCGGGGGGCTCACCGCGGCCGGCGTGACCGCGCTGGAACCGCCGGCGGCGTCCGCCTCCAGCCACCGGGAGGCCCCGTTGACATCGGGGACCCCTCAGTACGACAACACGGATCTCTACGCCTTCGTGAGCCCGGACCGGCCGGACACCACGACGCTCGTCGCGAACTGGATCCCGTTCGAGGAACCGGCCGGCGGACCGAACTTCTTCACCTTCGCCGAGGACGCCCAGTACGACCTGCACGTCGACAACGACGGCGACGCGCTCGGCGACCTGCTGTTCCGGTACACGTTCACCACGCACACGAAGAACGACAAGTCGTTCCTCTACAACACGGGCACCGTCACGAGCCTCGACGACCCGGACCTCAACATCACGCAGACCTACGACATCGAGCTGATCAAACTGCACGGCGGGAAGGAGTCGTCCCGGACGACGATCGCGCACGACGTGCCGGTGGCGCCGTCGAACGTCGGCAAGGCGTCGATGCCGGACTACGGCGCCCTGCGCGACCAGGCCGTCCACGAACTGGACGACGGGACGAAGACGTTCGCCGGTCAGGCCGACGACCCCTTCTTCCTGGACCTGCGGGTCTTCGACCTGCTGTACGGCGGGAACCTGTCGGAGGTCGGCAACGACACCCTCAAGGGCTACAACGTCAACTCGATCGCCCTCCAGGTCCCGACCGACATGATCGTGGAGTCGGCGGAGCAGCCGGTGGTCGGCATCTGGTCGACGACCCGGCGCGAGAACGCCCAGGGCGAGTTCACGCAGGTGTCCCGGCTCGGGAACCCCCTGGTGAACGAGGTGGTCAATCCGCTGAAGGACAAGGACACCTTCAACGCGTCCGCGCCCGCGGACGACGCGCAGTTCCTCCAGAACGTCACCAACCCCGAACTGCCGAAGCTCATCGAGGCGATCTACGACATCAAGGCACCGGCCGAGCCCCGCGACGACCTCGTGAACGTTTTCCTCAAGGGCGTGCCGGACCTCAACCAGCCGCCCCACGTCACGCCCTCGGAGCAACTGCGCCTCAACACCTCGGTCGAACCGGCCGCCGACCCCAAGCGCCTCGGTGTCCTCGACGGCGACAACGCGGGCTTCCCCAACGGACGCCGGCTGACCGACGACGTGATCGACGCCGCGCTCCAGGTCGTCGAGGGCGAGCTGGTGGGTGCCGCGAACGACCTGGGCGACGCGGTCGACGCCAACGACAAGGAGTTCGGGGCCGCCTTCCCGTACGTGGCGAACCCGACGGAAGGTTCGCGCGGTCCGCTCGCCGACGGCACGGGCGGCGGCAACGACGTGCGCAACCAGCTCGGTGACGCGCTGCGCCCGGCGGACTCCGGCGACACGACCCTCATCGCCGCCTCGGCGGGGGCCGGTGCCGTCGGCATCCTGCTGATCGGCGGCGCGGTGGCGTGGTGGCGCCGCATGCGCGGCCGGGCGTACTGA
- a CDS encoding sigma-70 family RNA polymerase sigma factor yields the protein MEADELLTLVADGDQKAFEELYGLVSGPVFGLVRRVVRDPAQSEEVAQEVLLELWRSAARFDPRRGSALSWILTVAHRRAVDRVRSARAAGERERREARRAHHPAFDQVSEEVEAGLEREWVRRCLDRLTALQRQSVTLAYYDGYTYREVAERLSLPLGTVKTRMRDGLGRLRDCLGGTA from the coding sequence GTGGAGGCGGACGAGCTGCTGACGCTCGTGGCGGACGGCGACCAGAAGGCCTTCGAGGAGCTGTACGGGCTGGTCTCGGGCCCCGTCTTCGGACTCGTACGGCGGGTGGTGCGCGACCCCGCGCAGTCGGAGGAGGTGGCGCAGGAGGTGCTGCTCGAACTCTGGCGGTCCGCGGCGCGGTTCGACCCGCGCCGCGGCAGCGCCCTGTCGTGGATCCTCACCGTGGCCCACCGCCGCGCGGTCGACCGGGTGCGCAGCGCCCGCGCGGCCGGCGAACGTGAGCGGCGCGAGGCCCGGCGCGCCCACCACCCCGCCTTCGACCAGGTCTCCGAGGAGGTCGAGGCGGGTCTCGAACGCGAGTGGGTGCGCCGCTGCCTGGACCGGCTGACCGCCCTGCAACGCCAGTCGGTCACCCTCGCCTACTACGACGGCTACACCTACCGGGAGGTGGCCGAACGCCTCTCCCTGCCGCTGGGCACGGTGAAGACGCGGATGCGGGACGGACTGGGCCGCCTGCGCGACTGCCTCGGAGGTACCGCATGA
- a CDS encoding TetR/AcrR family transcriptional regulator, which translates to MAGRAAVPEVIWSRPERTGRGPRPAYTRADIAAAAVRIADAEGLDAVSMRHVAAALGCGTMSLYNYVPRKEDLYELMMDAVSGEHELWEPSGDWRADMVRVAHQTRALMHRHTWLPRLMSPVYGFSPNALRYLEHCLACLDPFDAPPGTKMELVAMVNGVVTTYVTNEISTVERTRSLPWSQEQEDATRIAYLGGQLASGAYPRLAASFAEDAGPIDLEAVFERALTRVLDGFS; encoded by the coding sequence ATGGCGGGCCGAGCGGCCGTACCCGAAGTGATCTGGTCGCGCCCCGAGCGCACCGGCAGGGGGCCGAGACCGGCCTACACCCGTGCCGACATCGCCGCGGCCGCGGTGCGGATCGCCGACGCCGAGGGGCTGGACGCGGTCTCGATGCGGCATGTCGCCGCCGCGCTGGGCTGCGGCACGATGTCGCTCTACAACTACGTCCCCCGCAAGGAGGACCTGTACGAGCTGATGATGGACGCGGTCAGCGGCGAGCACGAGCTGTGGGAACCGAGTGGCGACTGGCGTGCCGACATGGTCCGGGTGGCCCACCAGACCCGCGCGCTGATGCACCGCCACACCTGGCTGCCCCGCCTGATGTCCCCGGTCTACGGCTTCAGCCCCAACGCCCTGCGCTACCTGGAGCACTGCCTGGCCTGCCTCGACCCGTTCGACGCGCCCCCGGGCACCAAGATGGAGCTGGTCGCGATGGTGAACGGCGTCGTGACGACCTACGTCACCAACGAGATCTCCACCGTGGAGCGCACCCGGTCGCTGCCCTGGTCCCAGGAGCAGGAGGACGCGACGCGCATCGCCTACCTGGGCGGGCAGCTCGCGAGCGGCGCCTATCCGCGGCTGGCCGCGAGCTTCGCCGAGGACGCCGGTCCGATCGACCTGGAGGCGGTCTTCGAGAGGGCGCTGACCAGGGTCCTGGACGGCTTTTCCTGA
- a CDS encoding type ISP restriction/modification enzyme codes for MPGVTHDDAPPLADLMPWSVAPPRLGRGWPTAPDAASLKARWDALVKAEGADREALFEPTRSRTPHTAVGRLPGGAGGTERLARASGPCPEPLRVLRAPFDEQWLIPDHRLIDAARPELWRVADERQVFVVEVPGATGPPLLLASSRLPLFGPARIRPLYRRPGGAEPNLAPGLLDHLAARLGRPVAPPDVLAWSVAAVRPGGRVPFTADPELWERGVDLGRRALWLMLRDGERPRLPGGRRPYVRAPLPARPLTLRYDPDDEVLHLDEGRVSPVPPGAWEFEVGGVRVLEQWFAARTAEGEPGTLAAIRPATWPQIWTSELLELITVLALLAEVRSGYAESTVTAEITAAELREAGVLPVPPTARRPASVLDGPEEGPEGQLALL; via the coding sequence ATGCCGGGCGTGACGCACGACGACGCTCCGCCGCTGGCGGACCTCATGCCGTGGTCCGTCGCACCGCCACGGCTCGGCCGGGGGTGGCCGACGGCGCCCGACGCGGCGTCCCTGAAGGCCCGCTGGGACGCTCTGGTGAAGGCCGAGGGCGCCGACCGCGAGGCCCTGTTCGAGCCGACCCGCTCCCGCACCCCGCACACGGCGGTCGGGCGGCTGCCCGGCGGCGCCGGGGGCACCGAGCGGCTGGCGCGCGCCTCGGGGCCGTGCCCGGAGCCGCTGCGGGTGCTGCGCGCGCCCTTCGACGAGCAGTGGCTGATTCCCGACCACCGGCTGATCGACGCGGCCCGCCCGGAGCTGTGGCGGGTGGCGGACGAGCGGCAGGTGTTCGTCGTGGAGGTGCCCGGGGCCACCGGCCCGCCGCTGCTGCTCGCCTCCTCCCGGCTGCCGTTGTTCGGCCCCGCCCGGATCCGTCCGCTGTACCGCAGGCCCGGCGGCGCCGAGCCCAACCTGGCCCCCGGCCTCCTGGACCACCTCGCCGCCCGGCTCGGGCGGCCGGTCGCGCCGCCGGACGTGCTGGCCTGGTCGGTCGCGGCCGTGCGGCCCGGCGGGAGGGTCCCGTTCACCGCGGACCCCGAGCTGTGGGAGCGGGGCGTCGACCTGGGGCGGCGCGCGCTGTGGCTGATGCTGCGCGACGGCGAGCGCCCCAGACTCCCCGGCGGCCGCCGCCCGTACGTCCGCGCCCCGCTGCCCGCGCGCCCGCTCACCCTGCGCTACGACCCGGACGACGAGGTCCTGCACCTGGACGAGGGCCGCGTCTCCCCCGTGCCGCCCGGCGCCTGGGAGTTCGAGGTGGGCGGGGTCCGGGTGCTGGAGCAGTGGTTCGCGGCCCGCACCGCCGAGGGCGAGCCGGGCACGCTGGCGGCGATCCGCCCGGCCACCTGGCCGCAGATTTGGACGTCCGAGCTGCTGGAGCTGATCACGGTCCTCGCGCTGCTCGCCGAAGTGCGCTCCGGGTACGCGGAGTCGACGGTGACGGCGGAGATCACCGCGGCGGAGCTGCGCGAGGCGGGCGTGCTGCCGGTGCCCCCGACGGCCCGCCGGCCGGCCTCCGTGCTGGACGGCCCGGAGGAAGGGCCGGAGGGACAGCTGGCGCTGCTGTAG
- a CDS encoding ABC transporter permease → MSTVTTGPGRPGTYGLVHDGSAMLGRQLRRLRNNPGLLILTQTMPITMLLFFGYVFGSALAMPGEEYRSFLLPGLLVATAANGIMTGMFQAAQDTHRGVTDRLRTLPVSRAAVPLGQSVADVLVTAAGTVPLLLVGLAVGWRIEGGAAGAAGAVGLLLLFRFATTWIGIFLGLLTRNEEAAGQLGGATFILPLLSNAYIPTDGLPGWLRTVAEWNPISAVTTALRDLFGNAPVPEGAAWPVAHPVAGSLAWCGLLLAVFVPLAVHRYARGGR, encoded by the coding sequence ATGAGCACGGTGACGACAGGGCCGGGCCGGCCGGGCACGTACGGCCTGGTGCACGACGGATCGGCCATGCTGGGCCGCCAGTTGCGGCGGCTCCGGAACAACCCGGGCCTGCTGATCCTCACCCAGACGATGCCGATCACGATGCTGCTGTTCTTCGGCTACGTCTTCGGCAGCGCGCTGGCGATGCCGGGCGAGGAGTACCGCTCCTTCCTGCTGCCGGGCCTGCTGGTCGCGACGGCCGCGAACGGGATCATGACCGGCATGTTCCAGGCGGCCCAGGACACCCACCGGGGGGTGACGGACCGCCTGCGCACCCTGCCGGTGAGCCGGGCCGCCGTACCGCTCGGGCAGTCGGTGGCGGACGTGCTCGTCACGGCGGCGGGGACGGTGCCGCTGTTGCTGGTGGGGCTCGCGGTGGGGTGGCGGATCGAGGGCGGCGCGGCGGGCGCGGCCGGCGCGGTGGGGCTGTTGCTGCTGTTCCGGTTCGCGACGACGTGGATCGGGATCTTCCTGGGGCTGCTCACCCGGAATGAGGAGGCCGCCGGTCAACTGGGCGGCGCGACCTTCATCCTGCCGTTGCTCTCCAACGCGTACATCCCGACCGACGGGCTGCCCGGCTGGCTGCGCACGGTGGCCGAGTGGAATCCGATCAGCGCGGTGACGACGGCGCTGCGTGACCTGTTCGGCAACGCGCCCGTGCCGGAGGGGGCGGCGTGGCCGGTGGCGCATCCGGTGGCCGGATCGCTGGCCTGGTGCGGACTGCTGCTGGCGGTGTTCGTCCCGCTCGCCGTGCACCGGTACGCGCGCGGCGGGCGCTGA